Proteins co-encoded in one Flavobacteriaceae bacterium MAR_2009_75 genomic window:
- a CDS encoding nitrogen fixation protein FixH — MKINWGTGIVLAFVAFISFILFFVVRMNMDNRADHDLVTEEYYKQELAYQDEIDAQNNAKKLERIQLKRTEEGLLVVFPETINYKKIKGKVSLYRPSNKHLDFDLDLRLSNTSLLIPDTRLLGGRWDLKIMWEYQGVEFLQKESFNY, encoded by the coding sequence ATGAAAATTAATTGGGGAACAGGAATCGTATTGGCGTTTGTGGCATTTATCTCCTTCATTCTATTTTTTGTAGTGAGAATGAATATGGACAATAGGGCCGACCATGATTTGGTCACCGAAGAATATTACAAGCAAGAATTGGCGTATCAAGATGAAATCGATGCCCAGAATAATGCTAAAAAATTAGAGAGAATTCAATTAAAGCGAACGGAAGAAGGCTTGCTCGTGGTCTTTCCGGAAACCATAAATTATAAAAAAATAAAAGGAAAAGTGTCCCTTTATAGGCCATCCAATAAACATTTGGACTTTGACCTCGATTTGCGTCTGTCCAACACATCTTTGCTTATACCTGACACTCGTTTGTTGGGTGGCCGTTGGGACCTTAAAATAATGTGGGAATACCAGGGAGTAGAATTCCTTCAAAAAGAGAGTTTTAACTATTAG